A genome region from Streptomyces xanthophaeus includes the following:
- a CDS encoding bifunctional DNA primase/polymerase yields the protein MGFTIGGSRSTKEFRSGTRRRGGRTSECTAVAEYTGLWGWDVVPGARAAAPARDCSCGDVKCREPGAHPLAFAPTVPAGATLDEVTEAWGGYPGAAVLLPVGRAFDVIEVSEEAGRRALVRLERMGLPLGPVIVTADGRAQFFVAPGAAAELPQLLYRMGWDDADLDLRALGHGAFVTAPPSDRAGLGQVGWLRPPALDCAGGPPQARLLLGTLAYICHRLRR from the coding sequence ATGGGCTTCACGATCGGCGGCAGCCGCAGCACCAAGGAGTTCCGCTCCGGCACCCGGCGCCGCGGTGGCCGGACCTCGGAGTGCACGGCGGTGGCGGAGTACACCGGCCTGTGGGGCTGGGACGTGGTCCCCGGCGCCCGCGCCGCGGCGCCCGCCCGCGACTGCTCCTGCGGGGACGTGAAGTGCCGCGAACCCGGGGCGCATCCGCTGGCCTTCGCCCCCACGGTCCCGGCCGGGGCCACGCTCGACGAGGTCACCGAAGCCTGGGGCGGGTACCCGGGCGCCGCCGTACTGCTCCCCGTGGGCCGCGCCTTCGACGTCATCGAGGTCTCCGAGGAGGCCGGGCGGCGCGCGCTGGTACGGCTGGAGCGGATGGGCCTGCCGCTCGGCCCGGTCATCGTCACCGCCGACGGCCGGGCGCAGTTCTTCGTGGCCCCGGGGGCGGCGGCCGAACTGCCGCAGCTGCTGTACCGGATGGGCTGGGACGACGCCGACCTCGACCTGCGGGCCCTGGGTCACGGGGCCTTCGTGACGGCCCCGCCCTCCGACCGCGCCGGGCTCGGCCAGGTCGGCTGGCTGCGGCCGCCCGCGCTGGACTGCGCCGGCGGCCCGCCGCAGGCCAGGCTGCTGCTGGGGACCCTCGCGTACATCTGCCACCGCCTGCGCCGCTAG